The following DNA comes from Dehalococcoidia bacterium.
CATTGTTGGCACCGTTTTGTCTCCCCAAGTCGTTTTTTTCCGTTGCAGAAATAACAGCGTTTCCTTTTTCCGTAAGGGCGATTGCAGATAGGGCAACTTTCCATTCGGCGTAACCTCCTGTATTAGCTGCCCTTATCATATCATACACCCCTGTTATAATGCAACATCAAACGCCGGTAATCTTACAGAACGCCGTATCCCTGAAGTACACCATCGAGCACCGCATATCGGCCCGGACTGCCTGCTTGCCGTATGCAAAGTAGGTGTCATGGCTGTCGGTCACTTTGAAGTCGATGCCGCGCTTGGTGAACAGCATCGAGAAGTTGGTGAAGTCGCCGGTTATTGCGGTTGCCTCGGTGCAAGCCGTGGTCACACAAACAGGCACGCCCCAAATGACTTTCGGAGTCGGATCAGTGGGGTTCCCCATGATGTAGATACCATCGGCAGTTCGCAGCAATGCGGTTTCCTGCCAGTCGTTCGGATTGATGAACAGCACGCTCGGCTCCGCAAATCCGGTTCCTCTGACCAGCGTAAACGCCTTGTAGTAGGCATCCGGTGCCGGGTCAGCGCCCTTCGCCTGGGACTGAACCGAGGCGAGGCTCTTTGCGCCCCACAGGGCCGGGGTTGTGCCGGTTCCTTCAAGGACTTCGGCTTCCAGTTTCGCCTTGATCATGTAGGTCAGGCGCTGGTTCAGGTAAGCGCCGATTCCGGCCACATCCTCAAGTTGCTCGTCTGTGCAAGGCAACCAAACGGCGATCTTCTCCACCTCGTCAGAAGTCTCGGTCAGGGCCAGCGCTGCCTCACCGTAGACAGCACCCGCAGCCGCTTCAGCCGCGTTGTTCGTAAAGGTCGATTCCTTCATATACCGGATGGTGTCCATATTGGTGGTTCCCATCGGGATGAAATCGAGCACCGACAGTGGCCTTGTGGGATACAAGGACACGCGCCCGATTCGAGTCGCTTCCGGGTCCCAACCAGCGGAACTCTGAAAGAGCGTCTTTAGGTCGATGTCAGCCCTGCCGACCATGCCCTTCTGTTTATAGGCTTGGGACTCCATGAACAGTTCGCCGATGCTCTTTCTCTCGGCCTTCTGCTCAGTCGCCTTCTCACCGGGCTGGTAGGACTTGGCGATCACGTCTTTTCCCTGGGTGAGCTTCACCATCTCCTGATAGTCTTCGTTTAGGTCTTTCAGTTCGGCATTCAATGCCTGCAACTTCTCGACCTTGCCTTTGGTATCACCTTCTCCCAGGCACTTCACCCTTGAGAAGTCCAGGTCTGCCCCGGCTTCCTCATAGGCCATGTGTCCGAGTTTGGATTTCTCAGCGATCTTCTCGCTGAGTTGCTTCATGGTCAGATTCGTTTTCATTCAATTCACTCCTACTATTTGAGATTCGATTCGGATAAACTCCCCGAACAGTTTTTGAGCCGCCGCGTTATCGACTGGCTCCGGTTTGGTCAACAGGGCCTTGATTTCGGCCTCAAGGACCGCCAGTTGCTTC
Coding sequences within:
- a CDS encoding phage major capsid protein, whose protein sequence is MKTNLTMKQLSEKIAEKSKLGHMAYEEAGADLDFSRVKCLGEGDTKGKVEKLQALNAELKDLNEDYQEMVKLTQGKDVIAKSYQPGEKATEQKAERKSIGELFMESQAYKQKGMVGRADIDLKTLFQSSAGWDPEATRIGRVSLYPTRPLSVLDFIPMGTTNMDTIRYMKESTFTNNAAEAAAGAVYGEAALALTETSDEVEKIAVWLPCTDEQLEDVAGIGAYLNQRLTYMIKAKLEAEVLEGTGTTPALWGAKSLASVQSQAKGADPAPDAYYKAFTLVRGTGFAEPSVLFINPNDWQETALLRTADGIYIMGNPTDPTPKVIWGVPVCVTTACTEATAITGDFTNFSMLFTKRGIDFKVTDSHDTYFAYGKQAVRADMRCSMVYFRDTAFCKITGV